From the Candidatus Cloacimonadota bacterium genome, the window GAAAAGAACCAAGAAAAGTTCCAATGATCCCGATAAAGGTTCCAGCAATCACGAAAATTCTGACGATATCTTTTTCGGTTGCTCCCATTGCTTTTAAAATTCCAATCTCATTTTTTTTCTCTGCTACCAGTTTAATAAAATTTCCGGTCATATTAAAAGAAGCAATAATGATCATCAAAGCGAGGACAAGGAACATCACGACCTTTTCCATTTTTATGGCATTGAAGAGATTAGCATCAAATTCGCTCCAATCTTCAACAAGGTAATTTTCTCCTAAAACCTTCTGGATATTTCTGGAAATCTGATGAGATTTTTTTGATGTTCCGGTTTTGACTTCAATATGACTGACTTCATCTTTGAATCCCAAAAGGTATTGAGAGTTTTTTAAAGAAATGTATGAAAATATTCGATCAAATTCAGGAAGTCCGGAAATGAAAAGACCGATGATTTTAAATTTTTTGCTCCTAGGAAGTAATCCGAAAGGAGAAGGTTCGGTTCCCAAGGGAGAGGATAACAGAACATAATCTCCAACTGATACATTTAAACTCAAGGAAAGATCAAGTCCGATGATGATCCCGTCTTCCTTTAAAGATTCATCATCCGGAACTCCAACTACAATTTTATCAAAAATGTTGGTAATCCGGCTGTGTTTCTCGAAATCAATGCCAAAACATACAGTCGAAGCAAGGTTCTTTTTGTTCTGGATCATCAATTCCATTTCACAAACCGGAGCAGAACCGGTTATTTCTTTTATTGTTGAAATTTCCTGCAGAATATTTTCGTAATCTGAAATCGGTTCATAATTTTTATGATGGATCTTAATTTCTGT encodes:
- a CDS encoding ABC transporter permease yields the protein MFYLSLAIRYLRGRKKIFFTFSNMLSLFGIIIGVFSLLVVSSVMNGFESDMRDRIIGSKTEIKIHHKNYEPISDYENILQEISTIKEITGSAPVCEMELMIQNKKNLASTVCFGIDFEKHSRITNIFDKIVVGVPDDESLKEDGIIIGLDLSLSLNVSVGDYVLLSSPLGTEPSPFGLLPRSKKFKIIGLFISGLPEFDRIFSYISLKNSQYLLGFKDEVSHIEVKTGTSKKSHQISRNIQKVLGENYLVEDWSEFDANLFNAIKMEKVVMFLVLALMIIIASFNMTGNFIKLVAEKKNEIGILKAMGATEKDIVRIFVIAGTFIGIIGTFLGSF